One stretch of Cedecea neteri DNA includes these proteins:
- a CDS encoding Gp138 family membrane-puncturing spike protein gives MALTTSALSGELADTLAASRAALSNDLRVALPGIIQSFDPVSVTCEVAPAIRGARTGSDGKVTPVNYPLLVDVPVVFPHGGGCSLTFPLKKGDECLVIFADRAIDFWWQSGGIQEPVDARQHSLSDAFVLPGPQSQAKKISGISITAVQLRSEDGKAFVELESGSHGITLTTPGKLTATAASIDLTGEVNINGNVTVSGDVTASGISLTKHRHGGVQPGGSNTGGPV, from the coding sequence ATGGCTCTGACGACTTCGGCTCTTAGCGGCGAGCTGGCAGATACGCTTGCGGCAAGCCGGGCCGCATTAAGTAACGATCTACGGGTCGCATTACCCGGCATTATTCAGTCTTTCGACCCCGTTTCTGTCACCTGTGAAGTTGCACCGGCTATCCGGGGGGCCAGAACAGGCAGCGACGGCAAGGTCACTCCGGTCAATTATCCGCTGCTGGTGGATGTGCCTGTTGTTTTCCCACATGGGGGCGGCTGCTCGCTGACTTTCCCTCTTAAAAAGGGGGACGAATGCCTGGTCATTTTTGCCGATCGCGCCATTGATTTCTGGTGGCAGAGCGGAGGTATTCAGGAGCCAGTTGATGCTCGCCAGCACTCGTTGTCCGATGCCTTCGTGCTGCCCGGCCCGCAGTCACAGGCGAAAAAAATCAGCGGTATCAGCATCACGGCGGTTCAGCTACGCAGCGAAGACGGCAAAGCCTTTGTTGAACTGGAATCCGGCAGCCACGGCATTACGCTGACTACGCCGGGAAAACTCACCGCGACGGCGGCCAGCATTGACCTGACCGGCGAGGTAAATATCAACGGCAACGTAACCGTGAGCGGTGATGTCACGGCCAGCGGTATAAGCCTGACGAAGCACCGCCACGGCGGCGTGCAGCCTGGCGGATCGAACACGGGAGGCCCGGTATGA
- a CDS encoding DUF2612 domain-containing protein: MSKYTGRITSYHASKPLFFAHVDLSTRPFTETASTAESLINAFDIDTAVGVQLDTLGQWIGRSRVVSQPISGVYFSWDTDGLGYDQGVWQGPYDPDAGYTSLSDETYRIILKAKIAMNNWDGQNDTLPAILDAATTGSGMRMQIVDNQDMTISVWVLPETDISNVSLELLAAIKQGYLTVKAAGVWAGDIQTPSVEAPSQGGKFFGFDINNHYIAGFDDGAWERKL, from the coding sequence ATGAGTAAATATACCGGGCGCATCACCAGCTACCACGCCAGTAAGCCCCTGTTTTTTGCCCATGTAGACCTGAGTACCCGTCCGTTCACTGAGACCGCAAGTACAGCTGAAAGCCTGATCAACGCGTTTGATATCGACACCGCGGTTGGGGTCCAGCTTGATACGTTAGGCCAGTGGATCGGACGGAGCCGCGTCGTCAGCCAGCCTATTTCCGGCGTCTATTTTAGCTGGGACACCGACGGGCTGGGCTATGACCAGGGCGTCTGGCAGGGGCCTTACGATCCTGATGCAGGCTACACCTCACTGAGCGATGAAACCTACCGCATCATCCTCAAGGCAAAAATCGCGATGAACAACTGGGACGGGCAGAACGACACGCTGCCCGCGATTCTGGATGCCGCCACGACAGGTTCGGGGATGCGCATGCAAATCGTCGACAACCAGGACATGACCATTTCCGTATGGGTTCTGCCGGAAACGGATATCTCCAACGTTTCGCTAGAGCTTCTCGCGGCCATCAAGCAGGGCTACCTGACGGTGAAAGCGGCGGGAGTCTGGGCGGGGGATATTCAGACACCTTCGGTTGAAGCGCCGTCTCAGGGCGGCAAATTCTTTGGTTTTGATATCAACAATCACTATATCGCCGGTTTTGACGACGGCGCATGGGAGAGAAAACTCTAA
- a CDS encoding tail fiber assembly protein codes for MKNAELGKNQIATTPGTIIVYNYTSKTREYLSSSVEYLAVGLGLPAYSCIDAPPVLKDGVVVCRTEDFSAWEYVDDHRGDMVYSKKTGQPRIISMLGGYPLNMTLDAPITPYDKWDGEKWVTDIAAQKAGDISEAELKRQAFLSEANRVTADWRTELTLGIISSADKEMLTAWMEYTKAVKAINTSTAPDIEWPIAPDQ; via the coding sequence ATGAAGAATGCAGAGCTGGGTAAAAACCAAATCGCTACTACGCCTGGTACTATCATCGTCTACAACTATACTAGCAAGACGCGCGAATATCTTTCTTCATCCGTTGAATATCTTGCAGTCGGCCTGGGGCTTCCGGCATATTCCTGTATCGATGCACCTCCGGTCTTAAAAGACGGGGTTGTTGTTTGCAGAACTGAAGACTTTTCAGCATGGGAATACGTCGATGATCACCGTGGAGATATGGTCTACAGCAAGAAAACGGGACAACCTAGAATTATCAGTATGTTGGGTGGATACCCTTTGAATATGACTCTCGATGCCCCCATTACTCCATATGATAAATGGGACGGCGAAAAATGGGTGACGGATATCGCGGCTCAGAAAGCAGGTGATATTTCTGAGGCTGAACTAAAACGGCAAGCATTTCTGAGTGAAGCAAATAGAGTTACTGCTGATTGGCGCACAGAACTCACTCTGGGGATTATTAGCAGTGCTGATAAAGAAATGCTTACTGCATGGATGGAATATACCAAAGCGGTGAAAGCGATAAATACCTCCACCGCACCAGATATCGAATGGCCTATCGCTCCGGATCAGTAG
- a CDS encoding baseplate J/gp47 family protein: MALNSETLGLSATVTAQGITAPDYQSLLGVLMDEFRQIYGTDAYLESDSKDGQLISLVALAIHDANNTAVAVYNSFSPATAMGRALSNNVKINGIVRRAATFSTVDLLLTGVPGTTITNGSVRDDNGAVWLLPETVAIGVTGTVIATATCASSGVMIAPAGTITVMGTPTRGWAAVTNPQAATPGVAAETDAELRIRQSQSVALPALTPFEAVEGAIANVSGVTRHKLYENDTGAVNANGLPPHSIAAIVDGGDVTEIAQTIRGKKGQGVATFGSTSIVVPDLYGNPHTIAFSRPGNMPIYVDIVLKVFTGYTSQIGEQMKQAIADYINGLGIGDSVLLSRIYSPANLGVVSGGKARYYDITDLQIGKSSSAVAVANVNIGYSEAASCSVDNINITVSS, encoded by the coding sequence ATGGCCCTCAATTCTGAAACGCTGGGGTTATCGGCAACGGTAACGGCCCAGGGAATAACCGCGCCTGATTATCAGAGCCTTCTCGGGGTTTTGATGGATGAATTCAGGCAAATCTACGGCACCGATGCGTACCTGGAGTCGGACAGCAAAGACGGGCAGCTCATCTCGCTGGTGGCGCTGGCCATTCATGACGCCAACAACACGGCGGTTGCCGTCTACAACAGCTTTTCCCCGGCGACGGCAATGGGGCGGGCGCTGTCGAACAACGTCAAGATCAACGGCATCGTCAGGCGTGCGGCGACTTTCTCGACGGTAGATCTGCTGCTGACGGGCGTGCCAGGCACAACCATCACAAACGGTTCCGTCAGAGATGACAACGGGGCCGTATGGCTGCTGCCTGAGACGGTTGCTATTGGCGTTACTGGCACGGTAATAGCAACGGCAACCTGTGCCAGCAGCGGCGTGATGATTGCGCCTGCGGGCACTATTACCGTGATGGGAACACCAACTCGCGGCTGGGCTGCGGTAACTAACCCTCAGGCGGCGACGCCGGGCGTGGCGGCAGAAACCGATGCCGAATTGCGTATCCGGCAGTCGCAGAGCGTCGCCTTACCTGCGCTCACGCCGTTTGAGGCGGTTGAGGGGGCTATCGCTAACGTTTCAGGCGTAACGCGGCATAAGCTCTACGAAAATGATACCGGGGCCGTCAACGCTAATGGTCTTCCTCCACATTCTATTGCCGCGATTGTTGACGGCGGGGATGTGACGGAAATTGCTCAGACGATCAGGGGCAAAAAAGGGCAGGGCGTTGCCACCTTCGGTTCTACGTCCATTGTGGTGCCCGATCTTTACGGCAATCCCCACACGATTGCTTTCTCGCGGCCAGGTAATATGCCGATTTACGTCGACATTGTGCTTAAAGTTTTCACCGGCTATACGTCACAAATCGGCGAGCAGATGAAGCAGGCGATTGCCGATTACATCAACGGCCTGGGCATTGGGGATAGCGTGCTGCTGAGCCGCATTTACTCCCCGGCAAACCTCGGCGTGGTCAGCGGCGGTAAAGCGCGTTATTACGACATCACCGACTTGCAGATCGGTAAATCATCCTCTGCGGTCGCGGTGGCTAACGTCAATATCGGCTACAGCGAAGCCGCCTCCTGCAGCGTGGACAACATCAATATCACGGTGAGCTCATGA
- a CDS encoding phage baseplate protein gives MNIFGAYFQPRTSLSGFLVPDVVVSEVHKDTLKIASHPVEFGPNISDHAWAEPGELTIDCFFKAGGSLVDFANTTAIGSWLNAGPSPAQIYQQLLDLQTKAEPFKVITRRRSYDNMLITTLTVTTGAKSENILGCKLVLTEVLMTTTEARPAPPKTAMDEGVTTTSVGDKGEKVVTIPMGSVKITPLQTETK, from the coding sequence ATGAATATTTTTGGTGCTTACTTCCAGCCGCGCACGAGCCTCTCCGGTTTTCTGGTGCCGGATGTGGTGGTCAGCGAAGTCCATAAGGACACGCTGAAAATCGCCTCTCATCCCGTCGAGTTTGGCCCGAATATCAGCGACCATGCCTGGGCAGAGCCCGGCGAGTTAACGATTGATTGCTTTTTTAAAGCCGGTGGTTCACTGGTCGACTTTGCCAATACGACTGCGATCGGCTCCTGGCTAAATGCGGGCCCAAGCCCAGCACAAATATACCAGCAACTGCTTGATCTACAGACAAAAGCAGAACCCTTTAAGGTCATCACCCGCCGCCGCTCCTACGACAATATGCTTATCACAACGTTGACGGTGACGACCGGAGCCAAATCGGAAAACATTCTTGGCTGCAAGCTGGTGCTGACGGAAGTATTAATGACGACCACGGAAGCGCGCCCTGCGCCGCCTAAAACGGCGATGGATGAAGGGGTAACGACGACTTCAGTCGGCGATAAGGGCGAAAAAGTGGTTACCATCCCGATGGGGTCGGTCAAAATCACGCCGCTTCAGACGGAAACAAAATGA
- a CDS encoding tail fiber protein, which produces MATNQFKPFATRPDANVTPQNEWENLPALLSGFAGGKASSAQVNKALRQTSFIAAALAQFVSDKSGQDVLDDGDIAAFLAKLTTGFGKQYLSRQNPFADIKADGAGAVSSALANLGLGEGSALPVGVPVPWPLSIPPVGWLKCNGAAFSAVQYPKLALVYPALVLPDLRGEFIRGWDDGRGVDPGRTLITSQAATKLPSVYTYAENETQGVLVTPPINTYQGEFPTEIRASDYEETTTGSGSYFSTSKLFPNGNSGLSTFRVRPRNLSFNYIVRTA; this is translated from the coding sequence ATGGCTACAAATCAGTTTAAACCTTTTGCAACCAGGCCTGACGCCAACGTCACGCCGCAAAATGAATGGGAAAATTTGCCCGCGCTGTTAAGCGGCTTTGCCGGCGGTAAGGCCAGCAGTGCACAGGTGAATAAAGCGTTGCGCCAGACGTCCTTTATTGCCGCCGCGCTGGCTCAGTTCGTTAGCGATAAAAGCGGGCAAGACGTGCTGGACGACGGCGATATCGCCGCTTTCCTCGCGAAGCTAACCACCGGCTTTGGGAAGCAATATCTCAGCCGCCAGAATCCCTTCGCGGATATTAAAGCCGATGGCGCAGGTGCGGTTTCTTCGGCTCTCGCAAACCTTGGTTTGGGGGAGGGGTCTGCTTTGCCCGTTGGCGTGCCAGTACCCTGGCCGCTTTCGATTCCACCGGTCGGATGGTTGAAATGTAATGGTGCGGCGTTTTCGGCTGTTCAGTATCCAAAGCTGGCACTGGTATATCCAGCGCTTGTACTACCTGATTTACGTGGAGAGTTTATTCGTGGTTGGGATGATGGAAGAGGGGTTGATCCGGGCCGTACTTTGATAACTTCGCAGGCTGCAACGAAGCTCCCATCTGTATATACCTATGCAGAAAATGAAACACAGGGTGTGCTTGTAACACCTCCCATTAATACATATCAGGGAGAGTTTCCGACAGAAATAAGGGCTTCAGATTATGAGGAAACAACTACTGGTTCTGGTTCATATTTTTCGACAAGCAAGTTATTTCCTAATGGTAACTCGGGGCTTTCAACGTTTCGGGTACGTCCCCGTAACCTTTCGTTTAACTATATTGTGAGGACTGCATAA
- a CDS encoding phage baseplate plug family protein, translated as MSIAEIPLSADNQIFTIQLGGQTLRMRLLYRDAAGWILDILDADNRPIVNGIPLVTGGDLLAPYAWLGFSGGLWVGCDDEAQDYPSKTNLGNGSHLYFVTAT; from the coding sequence ATGTCAATTGCAGAAATTCCTCTCAGCGCGGATAACCAAATATTTACGATTCAGCTTGGCGGGCAAACCCTGCGCATGCGGCTACTTTATCGGGATGCGGCGGGCTGGATCCTGGATATTCTCGATGCCGACAATCGGCCCATCGTGAACGGGATCCCGCTGGTAACGGGGGGAGATTTATTGGCCCCATATGCCTGGCTTGGTTTCAGCGGAGGACTATGGGTTGGCTGTGACGATGAAGCTCAGGATTACCCGAGTAAAACTAATCTCGGCAACGGCAGCCATCTTTATTTCGTGACGGCAACTTAA